A DNA window from Malus domestica chromosome 12, GDT2T_hap1 contains the following coding sequences:
- the LOC103423446 gene encoding wall-associated receptor kinase-like 20, with protein MENRLVSLLILTVSMLCCTGRNLATVYRCQDCGHTPVPYPLSTSPDCGNQHYKVRCHAGSLWFDALNSSSYLITSINPLTRRLIIRPPGLANNVTCMSADFKSQGLILDDNLPFNITSSNTVIGMNCSYEMLTLSKNCSSNSLCHDYIKHNAMAASACGCFQICCLFKTGGSTNAYKIRVMKERCSAYESFVNLDSFSGPLNSWPESGVEMMWESPREPMCKVSVDCRGLSNSECLVDRSGQRRCLCKTGFEWDPINAICRSMCLFSLRFALVIVLASSLMGKSQVSPQVTMTYLVPSTNKKVKDLKCPNWRPCKLRMKLASFIGGLIIAAVAMLLGASLAFIVYKRREKKIARAAHFSLTKSREDMLNANNNTGKSAKLFTGKEITRATKNFSKDKVLGAGGFGEVFKGVLDDGTITAVKRAQPGNTKGMDQILNEVRILCQVSHRSLVRLMGCCLELEQPLLIYEYIPNGTLFEHLHGKYNTANRVSLTWRMRLTIAHQTAEGLAYLHDSVTPRIYHRDIKSSNILLDKMLNSKVADFGLSRLAVAESSHITTCAQGSFGYLDPEYYLNFQLTDKSDVYSYGVVLLELLTSKKAIDFNREEEDVNLVVYVKNTLKEERLMDAVDPRLKEGAGIVELETMKEFASLALACLDERRQNRPSMKEVADEIQYIIGIVTNEDSATY; from the exons ATGGAAAACAGACTAGTTTCTCTTCTCATTCTCACAGTTTCAATGCTATGCTGTACAGGACGAAACTTAGCCACAGTATATCGCTGCCAGGACTGCGGCCACACTCCGGTGCCCTACCCGCTAAGCACATCACCAGACTGCGGAAACCAGCACTACAAAGTCCGATGCCATGCAGGGTCACTGTGGTTTGACGCCCTCAACAGCTCATCATATTTAATCACATCAATTAACCCACTAACCCGGCGTCTAATTATCCGGCCGCCGGGGTTAGCCAACAACGTTACGTGCATGTCGGCCGACTTTAAATCCCAAGGCCTAATACTTGACGACAACCTCCCTTTCAACATCACCAGCAGCAACACAGTGATAGGCATGAACTGTTCCTATGAAATGCTTACTCTCTCGAAAAACTGCTCATCAAATAGCTTATGCCACGACTACATTAAGCACAACGCAATGGCTGCCTCCGCTTGCGGGTGCTTCCAGATTTGTTGTTTATTCAAGACTGGTGGGTCTACCAATGCCTACAAAATTAGGGTTATGAAGGAAAGGTGTTCGGCTTATGAGAGTTTTGTCAATTTGGACTCTTTTTCTGGGCCTTTGAACAGTTGGCCTGAGTCTGGGGTGGAGATGATGTGGGAATCGCCGCGGGAGCCGATGTGCAAGGTTTCAGTTGATTGTCGGGGTTTGTCTAACTCGGAGTGTTTGGTAGATCGGAGTGGACAAAGAAGGTGCTTGTGCAAGACTGGTTTTGAATGGGACCCCATCAATGCAATATGTCGAAGTATGTGTCTCTTTTCCCTTCGTTTTGCTTTAGTTATTGTACTAGCTAGTTCCCTCATGGGAAAATCCCAAGTTTCTCCCCAAGTCACGATGACCTACCTCGTCCCATCCACGAAT aagaaagtcaaag ACCTCAAATGTCCGAATTGGAGGCCCTGCAAACTGAGAATGAAACTAGCTTCATTCATTGGAG GCTTGATCATTGCTGCCGTTGCAATGCTACTTGGAGCCTCACTTGCATTCATAGTCTACAAGCGACGCGAAAAGAAAATTGCCAGAGCAGCACATTTTAGCTTGACCAAGTCCCGGGAAGACATGTTAAATGCAAACAATAATACCGGAAAATCAGCCAAGCTCTTCACAGGCAAAGAAATCACGAGAGCAACCAAAAATTTTTCCAAAGATAAAGTTCTTGGTGCCGGTGGCTTTGGTGAGGTCTTCAAAGGTGTTCTAGATGATGGAACTATCACTGCAGTAAAGAGAGCCCAGCCCGGGAACACAAAAGGCATGGATCAAATTCTCAACGAAGTTCGAATTCTATGTCAAGTGAGCCATAGAAGCCTAGTCAGATTGATGGGCTGTTGCCTTGAGCTTGAACAGCCACTTTTAATCTACGAGTACATTCCAAATGGTACCCTTTTCGAACATCTCCATGGAAAGTACAACACTGCTAATAGGGTCTCACTCACTTGGCGTATGAGGCTTACTATTGCTCATCAAACAGCTGAAGGACTTGCCTATCTCCACGATTCAGTCACGCCACGGATTTACCACCGCGACATAAAATCAAGCAACATTTTACTCGACAAAATGCTTAACTCTAAAGTTGCTGATTTTGGACTGTCAAGACTGGCCGTGGCCGAATCAAGTCACATTACAACATGTGCTCAGGGGTCCTTTGGATACCTAGACCCGGAGTACTACCTGAACTTTCAACTGACAGATAAGAGCGATGTTTATAGCTATGGAGTGGTGCTGTTGGAGCTCTTGACTTCTAAGAAAGCTATTGATTTtaacagagaagaagaagatgtgaACTTGGTGGTTTATGTCAAGAACACTTTAAAAGAAGAGAGGCTAATGGATGCCGTAGATCCTAGGCTTAAAGAAGGGGCTGGCATCGTAGAGCTGGAGACTATGAAGGAATTCGCGTCTCTAGCCTTGGCGTGCTTGGATGAGCGAAGGCAGAACAGACCCTCCATGAAGGAAGTTGCTGATGAGATTCAGTACATCATTGGCATTGTTACAAATGAGGATTCAGCAACTTATTAG